In a single window of the Acyrthosiphon pisum isolate AL4f chromosome X, pea_aphid_22Mar2018_4r6ur, whole genome shotgun sequence genome:
- the LOC100162689 gene encoding trehalase isoform X4: MPQRAGVLTNSVMITLILLISSLCGCWSSDADQHVASSPTCDSNIYCYGPLLHAIQMSSIFPDSKTFVDMKMKFSPNETMNIFLEMMKKTGQRPSKLELEVFLNETFEKEGSEFEIWDPSDWKPEPKFIGDIKDPNFQEWARGLHLLWKLLGKKIKDDVRLHPDHYSIIYVPYPVIVPGGRFREFYYWDSYWIIRGLLLSEMYTTVKGMLSNFLSIINTYGHIPNGGRVYYAMRSQPPMLVPMMKSYIEATNDTTFLKENVDILEKEFSYWMLNHTVDIEKDGKVYTLARYKDSSTGPRPESYREDIMSAQTLKTDNDKENYYSELKAAAESGWDFSSRWFILNGTNKGNLTNLKTRFIIPVDLNALVYWNAKILSDFYRELNVSDKALKYENIANKWIEAVTAVLWHEEVGAWLDYDMLNEIKRDYFYPTNISPLWTGCYDPKKTDDFVSRTLKYLEKTQIMNNLGGIPTTLEHSGEQWDYPNAWPPLQYIMVMSLDNSGDNWAQDLAFEIAERWMRSNYKAYNETNAMYEKYDATVPGGHGSGGEYEVQLGFGWTNGIILEFLQKYGSRVTAEDKFVEAPQTSANIDSSRSSTDYNTKTVSSATQVMTATLAILATISAGCIGFAVYKKRYQLYASDRALCKKMCGGYTELKDLTSD, encoded by the exons taatatttactgTTATGGACCATTGCTGCATGCGATTCAAATGTCTAGCATATTCCCAGATTCGAAAACGTTTGTTgacatgaaaatgaaattttcacctAACGAGACCATGAACATATTCTTGGAAATGATGAAAAAAACGGGACAAAGGCCATCAAAATTAGAACTGGAAGTTTTCCTGAACGAAACATTCGAGAAGGAAGGCAGCGAATTCGAAATTTGGGATCCCTCCGATTGGAAGCCAGAGCCCAAATTTATTGGTGATATTAAGGACCCAAATTTCCAAGAATGGGCTAGAGGCTTACATTTGTTATGGAAACTTCTCGGTAAAAAAATCAAAGATGATGTACGTTTACATCCTGACCATTATTCAATTATCTATGTTCCGTATCCGGTAATTGTACCCGGTGGCCGATTCCGTGAATTTTACTATTGGGATTCTTACTGGATAATTAGAGGTCTGCTACTATCTGAGATGTATACTACCGTTAAAGGCATGCTTAGCAACTTTTTGTCGATCATTAACACCTACGGTCATATTCCAAACGGGGGAAGAGTTTATTACGCCATGCGGTCTCAACCCCCCATGCTGGTACCAATGATGAAAAGTTACATCGAGGCTACAAATGACACGACTTTCCTAAAAGAAAATGTAGATATACTGGAAAAAGAATTCAGCTATTGGATGTTAAATCATACAGTAGACATAGAAAAGGATGGGAAAGTATACACATTGGCCAGATATAAGGATTCGTCAACAGGACCTAGACCCGAATCATACag gGAAGATATCATGAGCGCACAAACACTGAAGACCGATAACGATAAAGAAAACTACTATTCTGAGCTAAAGGCCGCTGCGGAATCTGGGTGGGATTTTTCCAGTAGATGGTTTATACTAAATGGAACAAATAAAG GAAACCTGACCAACCTAAAAACACGATTCATCATACCGGTGGACTTGAACGCTCTGGTGTATTGGAATGCTAAGATATTGAGTGATTTTTACCGAGAGCTGAATGTGTCCGACAAGGCACTGAAGTATGAAAACATTGCCAACAAATGGATAGAAGCAGTGACGGCGGTGCTGTGGCACGAGGAAGTAGGCGCGTGGCTGGACTATGACATGCTGAACGAAATCAAGCGTGATTACTTTTACCCAACCAATATATCACCGCTATGGACTGGCTGTTATGACCCGAAGAAGACCGATGACTTTGTGTCCCGAACGCTTAAATACTTGGAAAAGACACAGATAATGAACAACCTGGGTGGCATACCGACCACACTGGAGCACTCCGGTGAACAGTGGGACTACCCGAACGCGTGGCCTCCGCTCCAGTACATAATGGTCATGTCACTCGACAACTCGGGCGACAACTGGGCCCAGGACTTGGCGTTCGAGATAGCTGAACGATGGATGAGGTCCAACTACAAAGCGTATAACGAGACCAACGCCATGTATGAAAAA TACGATGCGACCGTACCCGGAGGTCATGGCAGTGGAGGTGAATACGAGGTGCAGCTAGGTTTCGGCTGGACCAACGGCATAATCTTGGAGTTCCTGCAGAAGTACGGATCCAGGGTCACGGCCGAGGATAAGTTCGTCGAGGCGCCGCAGACTAGCGCCAACATAGACTCCAGCAGAAGCAGCACTGACTACAACACCAAGACCGTGTCTTCGGCGACGCAAGTCATGACCGCCACGCTTGCGATACTGGCCACGATATCGGCCGGATGCATAGG GTTCGCCGTGTACAAGAAGCGATACCAGCTTTACGCGTCCGACCGAGCCCTGTGCAAGAAAATGTGCGGCGGCTACACGGAGCTCAAAGACCTGACGAGCGACTAA
- the LOC100162689 gene encoding trehalase isoform X5, which produces MTRIQPLSHRRVSKLKTLVNTTGTLGGKSAAASKIVTRNNIYCYGPLLHAIQMSSIFPDSKTFVDMKMKFSPNETMNIFLEMMKKTGQRPSKLELEVFLNETFEKEGSEFEIWDPSDWKPEPKFIGDIKDPNFQEWARGLHLLWKLLGKKIKDDVRLHPDHYSIIYVPYPVIVPGGRFREFYYWDSYWIIRGLLLSEMYTTVKGMLSNFLSIINTYGHIPNGGRVYYAMRSQPPMLVPMMKSYIEATNDTTFLKENVDILEKEFSYWMLNHTVDIEKDGKVYTLARYKDSSTGPRPESYREDIMSAQTLKTDNDKENYYSELKAAAESGWDFSSRWFILNGTNKGNLTNLKTRFIIPVDLNALVYWNAKILSDFYRELNVSDKALKYENIANKWIEAVTAVLWHEEVGAWLDYDMLNEIKRDYFYPTNISPLWTGCYDPKKTDDFVSRTLKYLEKTQIMNNLGGIPTTLEHSGEQWDYPNAWPPLQYIMVMSLDNSGDNWAQDLAFEIAERWMRSNYKAYNETNAMYEKYDATVPGGHGSGGEYEVQLGFGWTNGIILEFLQKYGSRVTAEDKFVEAPQTSANIDSSRSSTDYNTKTVSSATQVMTATLAILATISAGCIGFAVYKKRYQLYASDRALCKKMCGGYTELKDLTSD; this is translated from the exons taatatttactgTTATGGACCATTGCTGCATGCGATTCAAATGTCTAGCATATTCCCAGATTCGAAAACGTTTGTTgacatgaaaatgaaattttcacctAACGAGACCATGAACATATTCTTGGAAATGATGAAAAAAACGGGACAAAGGCCATCAAAATTAGAACTGGAAGTTTTCCTGAACGAAACATTCGAGAAGGAAGGCAGCGAATTCGAAATTTGGGATCCCTCCGATTGGAAGCCAGAGCCCAAATTTATTGGTGATATTAAGGACCCAAATTTCCAAGAATGGGCTAGAGGCTTACATTTGTTATGGAAACTTCTCGGTAAAAAAATCAAAGATGATGTACGTTTACATCCTGACCATTATTCAATTATCTATGTTCCGTATCCGGTAATTGTACCCGGTGGCCGATTCCGTGAATTTTACTATTGGGATTCTTACTGGATAATTAGAGGTCTGCTACTATCTGAGATGTATACTACCGTTAAAGGCATGCTTAGCAACTTTTTGTCGATCATTAACACCTACGGTCATATTCCAAACGGGGGAAGAGTTTATTACGCCATGCGGTCTCAACCCCCCATGCTGGTACCAATGATGAAAAGTTACATCGAGGCTACAAATGACACGACTTTCCTAAAAGAAAATGTAGATATACTGGAAAAAGAATTCAGCTATTGGATGTTAAATCATACAGTAGACATAGAAAAGGATGGGAAAGTATACACATTGGCCAGATATAAGGATTCGTCAACAGGACCTAGACCCGAATCATACag gGAAGATATCATGAGCGCACAAACACTGAAGACCGATAACGATAAAGAAAACTACTATTCTGAGCTAAAGGCCGCTGCGGAATCTGGGTGGGATTTTTCCAGTAGATGGTTTATACTAAATGGAACAAATAAAG GAAACCTGACCAACCTAAAAACACGATTCATCATACCGGTGGACTTGAACGCTCTGGTGTATTGGAATGCTAAGATATTGAGTGATTTTTACCGAGAGCTGAATGTGTCCGACAAGGCACTGAAGTATGAAAACATTGCCAACAAATGGATAGAAGCAGTGACGGCGGTGCTGTGGCACGAGGAAGTAGGCGCGTGGCTGGACTATGACATGCTGAACGAAATCAAGCGTGATTACTTTTACCCAACCAATATATCACCGCTATGGACTGGCTGTTATGACCCGAAGAAGACCGATGACTTTGTGTCCCGAACGCTTAAATACTTGGAAAAGACACAGATAATGAACAACCTGGGTGGCATACCGACCACACTGGAGCACTCCGGTGAACAGTGGGACTACCCGAACGCGTGGCCTCCGCTCCAGTACATAATGGTCATGTCACTCGACAACTCGGGCGACAACTGGGCCCAGGACTTGGCGTTCGAGATAGCTGAACGATGGATGAGGTCCAACTACAAAGCGTATAACGAGACCAACGCCATGTATGAAAAA TACGATGCGACCGTACCCGGAGGTCATGGCAGTGGAGGTGAATACGAGGTGCAGCTAGGTTTCGGCTGGACCAACGGCATAATCTTGGAGTTCCTGCAGAAGTACGGATCCAGGGTCACGGCCGAGGATAAGTTCGTCGAGGCGCCGCAGACTAGCGCCAACATAGACTCCAGCAGAAGCAGCACTGACTACAACACCAAGACCGTGTCTTCGGCGACGCAAGTCATGACCGCCACGCTTGCGATACTGGCCACGATATCGGCCGGATGCATAGG GTTCGCCGTGTACAAGAAGCGATACCAGCTTTACGCGTCCGACCGAGCCCTGTGCAAGAAAATGTGCGGCGGCTACACGGAGCTCAAAGACCTGACGAGCGACTAA
- the LOC100162689 gene encoding trehalase isoform X2 codes for MKMPKFRTRIQPLSHRRVSKLKTLVNTTGTLGGKSAAASKIVTRNNIYCYGPLLHAIQMSSIFPDSKTFVDMKMKFSPNETMNIFLEMMKKTGQRPSKLELEVFLNETFEKEGSEFEIWDPSDWKPEPKFIGDIKDPNFQEWARGLHLLWKLLGKKIKDDVRLHPDHYSIIYVPYPVIVPGGRFREFYYWDSYWIIRGLLLSEMYTTVKGMLSNFLSIINTYGHIPNGGRVYYAMRSQPPMLVPMMKSYIEATNDTTFLKENVDILEKEFSYWMLNHTVDIEKDGKVYTLARYKDSSTGPRPESYREDIMSAQTLKTDNDKENYYSELKAAAESGWDFSSRWFILNGTNKGNLTNLKTRFIIPVDLNALVYWNAKILSDFYRELNVSDKALKYENIANKWIEAVTAVLWHEEVGAWLDYDMLNEIKRDYFYPTNISPLWTGCYDPKKTDDFVSRTLKYLEKTQIMNNLGGIPTTLEHSGEQWDYPNAWPPLQYIMVMSLDNSGDNWAQDLAFEIAERWMRSNYKAYNETNAMYEKYDATVPGGHGSGGEYEVQLGFGWTNGIILEFLQKYGSRVTAEDKFVEAPQTSANIDSSRSSTDYNTKTVSSATQVMTATLAILATISAGCIGFAVYKKRYQLYASDRALCKKMCGGYTELKDLTSD; via the exons taatatttactgTTATGGACCATTGCTGCATGCGATTCAAATGTCTAGCATATTCCCAGATTCGAAAACGTTTGTTgacatgaaaatgaaattttcacctAACGAGACCATGAACATATTCTTGGAAATGATGAAAAAAACGGGACAAAGGCCATCAAAATTAGAACTGGAAGTTTTCCTGAACGAAACATTCGAGAAGGAAGGCAGCGAATTCGAAATTTGGGATCCCTCCGATTGGAAGCCAGAGCCCAAATTTATTGGTGATATTAAGGACCCAAATTTCCAAGAATGGGCTAGAGGCTTACATTTGTTATGGAAACTTCTCGGTAAAAAAATCAAAGATGATGTACGTTTACATCCTGACCATTATTCAATTATCTATGTTCCGTATCCGGTAATTGTACCCGGTGGCCGATTCCGTGAATTTTACTATTGGGATTCTTACTGGATAATTAGAGGTCTGCTACTATCTGAGATGTATACTACCGTTAAAGGCATGCTTAGCAACTTTTTGTCGATCATTAACACCTACGGTCATATTCCAAACGGGGGAAGAGTTTATTACGCCATGCGGTCTCAACCCCCCATGCTGGTACCAATGATGAAAAGTTACATCGAGGCTACAAATGACACGACTTTCCTAAAAGAAAATGTAGATATACTGGAAAAAGAATTCAGCTATTGGATGTTAAATCATACAGTAGACATAGAAAAGGATGGGAAAGTATACACATTGGCCAGATATAAGGATTCGTCAACAGGACCTAGACCCGAATCATACag gGAAGATATCATGAGCGCACAAACACTGAAGACCGATAACGATAAAGAAAACTACTATTCTGAGCTAAAGGCCGCTGCGGAATCTGGGTGGGATTTTTCCAGTAGATGGTTTATACTAAATGGAACAAATAAAG GAAACCTGACCAACCTAAAAACACGATTCATCATACCGGTGGACTTGAACGCTCTGGTGTATTGGAATGCTAAGATATTGAGTGATTTTTACCGAGAGCTGAATGTGTCCGACAAGGCACTGAAGTATGAAAACATTGCCAACAAATGGATAGAAGCAGTGACGGCGGTGCTGTGGCACGAGGAAGTAGGCGCGTGGCTGGACTATGACATGCTGAACGAAATCAAGCGTGATTACTTTTACCCAACCAATATATCACCGCTATGGACTGGCTGTTATGACCCGAAGAAGACCGATGACTTTGTGTCCCGAACGCTTAAATACTTGGAAAAGACACAGATAATGAACAACCTGGGTGGCATACCGACCACACTGGAGCACTCCGGTGAACAGTGGGACTACCCGAACGCGTGGCCTCCGCTCCAGTACATAATGGTCATGTCACTCGACAACTCGGGCGACAACTGGGCCCAGGACTTGGCGTTCGAGATAGCTGAACGATGGATGAGGTCCAACTACAAAGCGTATAACGAGACCAACGCCATGTATGAAAAA TACGATGCGACCGTACCCGGAGGTCATGGCAGTGGAGGTGAATACGAGGTGCAGCTAGGTTTCGGCTGGACCAACGGCATAATCTTGGAGTTCCTGCAGAAGTACGGATCCAGGGTCACGGCCGAGGATAAGTTCGTCGAGGCGCCGCAGACTAGCGCCAACATAGACTCCAGCAGAAGCAGCACTGACTACAACACCAAGACCGTGTCTTCGGCGACGCAAGTCATGACCGCCACGCTTGCGATACTGGCCACGATATCGGCCGGATGCATAGG GTTCGCCGTGTACAAGAAGCGATACCAGCTTTACGCGTCCGACCGAGCCCTGTGCAAGAAAATGTGCGGCGGCTACACGGAGCTCAAAGACCTGACGAGCGACTAA
- the LOC100162689 gene encoding trehalase isoform X1 codes for MVHHVYSNLKSALTRIQPLSHRRVSKLKTLVNTTGTLGGKSAAASKIVTRNNIYCYGPLLHAIQMSSIFPDSKTFVDMKMKFSPNETMNIFLEMMKKTGQRPSKLELEVFLNETFEKEGSEFEIWDPSDWKPEPKFIGDIKDPNFQEWARGLHLLWKLLGKKIKDDVRLHPDHYSIIYVPYPVIVPGGRFREFYYWDSYWIIRGLLLSEMYTTVKGMLSNFLSIINTYGHIPNGGRVYYAMRSQPPMLVPMMKSYIEATNDTTFLKENVDILEKEFSYWMLNHTVDIEKDGKVYTLARYKDSSTGPRPESYREDIMSAQTLKTDNDKENYYSELKAAAESGWDFSSRWFILNGTNKGNLTNLKTRFIIPVDLNALVYWNAKILSDFYRELNVSDKALKYENIANKWIEAVTAVLWHEEVGAWLDYDMLNEIKRDYFYPTNISPLWTGCYDPKKTDDFVSRTLKYLEKTQIMNNLGGIPTTLEHSGEQWDYPNAWPPLQYIMVMSLDNSGDNWAQDLAFEIAERWMRSNYKAYNETNAMYEKYDATVPGGHGSGGEYEVQLGFGWTNGIILEFLQKYGSRVTAEDKFVEAPQTSANIDSSRSSTDYNTKTVSSATQVMTATLAILATISAGCIGFAVYKKRYQLYASDRALCKKMCGGYTELKDLTSD; via the exons taatatttactgTTATGGACCATTGCTGCATGCGATTCAAATGTCTAGCATATTCCCAGATTCGAAAACGTTTGTTgacatgaaaatgaaattttcacctAACGAGACCATGAACATATTCTTGGAAATGATGAAAAAAACGGGACAAAGGCCATCAAAATTAGAACTGGAAGTTTTCCTGAACGAAACATTCGAGAAGGAAGGCAGCGAATTCGAAATTTGGGATCCCTCCGATTGGAAGCCAGAGCCCAAATTTATTGGTGATATTAAGGACCCAAATTTCCAAGAATGGGCTAGAGGCTTACATTTGTTATGGAAACTTCTCGGTAAAAAAATCAAAGATGATGTACGTTTACATCCTGACCATTATTCAATTATCTATGTTCCGTATCCGGTAATTGTACCCGGTGGCCGATTCCGTGAATTTTACTATTGGGATTCTTACTGGATAATTAGAGGTCTGCTACTATCTGAGATGTATACTACCGTTAAAGGCATGCTTAGCAACTTTTTGTCGATCATTAACACCTACGGTCATATTCCAAACGGGGGAAGAGTTTATTACGCCATGCGGTCTCAACCCCCCATGCTGGTACCAATGATGAAAAGTTACATCGAGGCTACAAATGACACGACTTTCCTAAAAGAAAATGTAGATATACTGGAAAAAGAATTCAGCTATTGGATGTTAAATCATACAGTAGACATAGAAAAGGATGGGAAAGTATACACATTGGCCAGATATAAGGATTCGTCAACAGGACCTAGACCCGAATCATACag gGAAGATATCATGAGCGCACAAACACTGAAGACCGATAACGATAAAGAAAACTACTATTCTGAGCTAAAGGCCGCTGCGGAATCTGGGTGGGATTTTTCCAGTAGATGGTTTATACTAAATGGAACAAATAAAG GAAACCTGACCAACCTAAAAACACGATTCATCATACCGGTGGACTTGAACGCTCTGGTGTATTGGAATGCTAAGATATTGAGTGATTTTTACCGAGAGCTGAATGTGTCCGACAAGGCACTGAAGTATGAAAACATTGCCAACAAATGGATAGAAGCAGTGACGGCGGTGCTGTGGCACGAGGAAGTAGGCGCGTGGCTGGACTATGACATGCTGAACGAAATCAAGCGTGATTACTTTTACCCAACCAATATATCACCGCTATGGACTGGCTGTTATGACCCGAAGAAGACCGATGACTTTGTGTCCCGAACGCTTAAATACTTGGAAAAGACACAGATAATGAACAACCTGGGTGGCATACCGACCACACTGGAGCACTCCGGTGAACAGTGGGACTACCCGAACGCGTGGCCTCCGCTCCAGTACATAATGGTCATGTCACTCGACAACTCGGGCGACAACTGGGCCCAGGACTTGGCGTTCGAGATAGCTGAACGATGGATGAGGTCCAACTACAAAGCGTATAACGAGACCAACGCCATGTATGAAAAA TACGATGCGACCGTACCCGGAGGTCATGGCAGTGGAGGTGAATACGAGGTGCAGCTAGGTTTCGGCTGGACCAACGGCATAATCTTGGAGTTCCTGCAGAAGTACGGATCCAGGGTCACGGCCGAGGATAAGTTCGTCGAGGCGCCGCAGACTAGCGCCAACATAGACTCCAGCAGAAGCAGCACTGACTACAACACCAAGACCGTGTCTTCGGCGACGCAAGTCATGACCGCCACGCTTGCGATACTGGCCACGATATCGGCCGGATGCATAGG GTTCGCCGTGTACAAGAAGCGATACCAGCTTTACGCGTCCGACCGAGCCCTGTGCAAGAAAATGTGCGGCGGCTACACGGAGCTCAAAGACCTGACGAGCGACTAA
- the LOC100162689 gene encoding trehalase isoform X7, which translates to MSSIFPDSKTFVDMKMKFSPNETMNIFLEMMKKTGQRPSKLELEVFLNETFEKEGSEFEIWDPSDWKPEPKFIGDIKDPNFQEWARGLHLLWKLLGKKIKDDVRLHPDHYSIIYVPYPVIVPGGRFREFYYWDSYWIIRGLLLSEMYTTVKGMLSNFLSIINTYGHIPNGGRVYYAMRSQPPMLVPMMKSYIEATNDTTFLKENVDILEKEFSYWMLNHTVDIEKDGKVYTLARYKDSSTGPRPESYREDIMSAQTLKTDNDKENYYSELKAAAESGWDFSSRWFILNGTNKGNLTNLKTRFIIPVDLNALVYWNAKILSDFYRELNVSDKALKYENIANKWIEAVTAVLWHEEVGAWLDYDMLNEIKRDYFYPTNISPLWTGCYDPKKTDDFVSRTLKYLEKTQIMNNLGGIPTTLEHSGEQWDYPNAWPPLQYIMVMSLDNSGDNWAQDLAFEIAERWMRSNYKAYNETNAMYEKYDATVPGGHGSGGEYEVQLGFGWTNGIILEFLQKYGSRVTAEDKFVEAPQTSANIDSSRSSTDYNTKTVSSATQVMTATLAILATISAGCIGFAVYKKRYQLYASDRALCKKMCGGYTELKDLTSD; encoded by the exons ATGTCTAGCATATTCCCAGATTCGAAAACGTTTGTTgacatgaaaatgaaattttcacctAACGAGACCATGAACATATTCTTGGAAATGATGAAAAAAACGGGACAAAGGCCATCAAAATTAGAACTGGAAGTTTTCCTGAACGAAACATTCGAGAAGGAAGGCAGCGAATTCGAAATTTGGGATCCCTCCGATTGGAAGCCAGAGCCCAAATTTATTGGTGATATTAAGGACCCAAATTTCCAAGAATGGGCTAGAGGCTTACATTTGTTATGGAAACTTCTCGGTAAAAAAATCAAAGATGATGTACGTTTACATCCTGACCATTATTCAATTATCTATGTTCCGTATCCGGTAATTGTACCCGGTGGCCGATTCCGTGAATTTTACTATTGGGATTCTTACTGGATAATTAGAGGTCTGCTACTATCTGAGATGTATACTACCGTTAAAGGCATGCTTAGCAACTTTTTGTCGATCATTAACACCTACGGTCATATTCCAAACGGGGGAAGAGTTTATTACGCCATGCGGTCTCAACCCCCCATGCTGGTACCAATGATGAAAAGTTACATCGAGGCTACAAATGACACGACTTTCCTAAAAGAAAATGTAGATATACTGGAAAAAGAATTCAGCTATTGGATGTTAAATCATACAGTAGACATAGAAAAGGATGGGAAAGTATACACATTGGCCAGATATAAGGATTCGTCAACAGGACCTAGACCCGAATCATACag gGAAGATATCATGAGCGCACAAACACTGAAGACCGATAACGATAAAGAAAACTACTATTCTGAGCTAAAGGCCGCTGCGGAATCTGGGTGGGATTTTTCCAGTAGATGGTTTATACTAAATGGAACAAATAAAG GAAACCTGACCAACCTAAAAACACGATTCATCATACCGGTGGACTTGAACGCTCTGGTGTATTGGAATGCTAAGATATTGAGTGATTTTTACCGAGAGCTGAATGTGTCCGACAAGGCACTGAAGTATGAAAACATTGCCAACAAATGGATAGAAGCAGTGACGGCGGTGCTGTGGCACGAGGAAGTAGGCGCGTGGCTGGACTATGACATGCTGAACGAAATCAAGCGTGATTACTTTTACCCAACCAATATATCACCGCTATGGACTGGCTGTTATGACCCGAAGAAGACCGATGACTTTGTGTCCCGAACGCTTAAATACTTGGAAAAGACACAGATAATGAACAACCTGGGTGGCATACCGACCACACTGGAGCACTCCGGTGAACAGTGGGACTACCCGAACGCGTGGCCTCCGCTCCAGTACATAATGGTCATGTCACTCGACAACTCGGGCGACAACTGGGCCCAGGACTTGGCGTTCGAGATAGCTGAACGATGGATGAGGTCCAACTACAAAGCGTATAACGAGACCAACGCCATGTATGAAAAA TACGATGCGACCGTACCCGGAGGTCATGGCAGTGGAGGTGAATACGAGGTGCAGCTAGGTTTCGGCTGGACCAACGGCATAATCTTGGAGTTCCTGCAGAAGTACGGATCCAGGGTCACGGCCGAGGATAAGTTCGTCGAGGCGCCGCAGACTAGCGCCAACATAGACTCCAGCAGAAGCAGCACTGACTACAACACCAAGACCGTGTCTTCGGCGACGCAAGTCATGACCGCCACGCTTGCGATACTGGCCACGATATCGGCCGGATGCATAGG GTTCGCCGTGTACAAGAAGCGATACCAGCTTTACGCGTCCGACCGAGCCCTGTGCAAGAAAATGTGCGGCGGCTACACGGAGCTCAAAGACCTGACGAGCGACTAA